A region from the Streptomyces sp. 3214.6 genome encodes:
- a CDS encoding chitinase, producing the protein MRSFLMPTAGVICLFAVALAGCSAGSDSTSDAAPKATDKATGKDTDKDTGKDTGKDTGKGTSYAPYVSAVEASVNDSAGSPTTYNLAFVIADGSSCTPKWNETNAIGDSAVKSRISALTKSGATVRVSFGGASGKELAATCDSASELAEAYGEALDAAGSTQADFDIEGDELTDSASVALRSRAIAALQKERPGLDVSFTLPVMPSGLDSDSLALLASANKYDVQVSTVNLMTMNYGESYAGDMGGYAITSATAAQAQLKSVFGTEDSVAWRGMALTSMIGTNDVANETFSLADAAQVRAFAEEKGISWVSMWSTFRDQQCSDKDSTKDDALTNCSGVEQSSGAFAEAFSK; encoded by the coding sequence ATGAGGAGTTTCCTGATGCCGACGGCCGGGGTCATCTGCCTGTTCGCCGTGGCCCTGGCAGGATGCTCCGCGGGGTCCGACAGCACCTCGGACGCGGCACCCAAGGCCACGGACAAGGCCACGGGCAAGGACACGGACAAAGACACGGGCAAGGACACCGGCAAAGACACGGGCAAGGGCACCTCCTACGCGCCCTACGTGAGCGCCGTGGAGGCTTCCGTCAACGACTCCGCGGGCTCGCCGACGACGTACAACCTGGCGTTCGTGATCGCCGACGGCAGCAGTTGTACGCCGAAGTGGAACGAGACGAACGCCATCGGCGACTCGGCGGTGAAGTCCCGTATCTCGGCCTTGACGAAGTCGGGCGCCACGGTGCGGGTCTCCTTCGGCGGGGCCTCCGGCAAGGAGTTGGCGGCCACCTGTGACAGCGCGTCGGAACTCGCCGAGGCGTACGGAGAGGCGCTCGACGCGGCCGGCTCCACGCAGGCCGACTTCGACATCGAGGGCGACGAACTCACCGACTCCGCCTCGGTCGCCCTGCGCTCCCGGGCGATCGCGGCGCTGCAGAAGGAACGGCCCGGCCTGGACGTCTCCTTCACGCTCCCCGTGATGCCGTCCGGGCTGGACTCCGACAGCCTGGCGCTGCTGGCGTCCGCGAACAAGTACGACGTGCAGGTGTCGACCGTCAACCTCATGACGATGAACTACGGCGAGTCGTACGCCGGTGACATGGGCGGGTACGCGATCACCTCGGCGACGGCGGCGCAGGCGCAGTTGAAGTCGGTGTTCGGGACGGAGGACTCCGTCGCGTGGAGGGGGATGGCGCTGACCTCGATGATCGGGACCAACGATGTCGCCAACGAGACGTTTTCGCTGGCGGATGCGGCTCAGGTGCGGGCGTTCGCCGAGGAGAAGGGGATTTCCTGGGTTTCCATGTGGTCGACGTTCCGGGATCAGCAGTGTTCGGACAAGGATTCGACCAAGGATGACGCTCTGACCAACTGCAGTGGGGTCGAACAGAGTTCGGGAGCGTTTGCGGAGGCGTTTTCGAAGTAG
- a CDS encoding prepilin peptidase — protein MTTPPSDLTLAAIAALWGAVAGALLPRAAYRFAVPWEETEDGSEEDPGWRSTCPDGHPIRGWLGRADCGRRTPSYAPGALLLPVLTALLCAALAAATGLRPELVVWLVLVPVGVLLAVVDLRARRLPDPLTLPLAAAALALLGPAALLPEHAGHWTTALLGALALGAGYLVLHLVNPAGLAFGDVKLALGMGAVLGWYGWATVMLGTLAAFGFGALYGAVLAVVGRHGRKVTIAFGPFMLAGTFTGLLIGAYAA, from the coding sequence ATGACCACACCTCCCAGTGACCTGACGCTGGCCGCCATCGCCGCACTCTGGGGCGCCGTGGCGGGCGCGCTGCTGCCACGCGCCGCCTACCGCTTCGCCGTGCCCTGGGAGGAGACGGAGGACGGTTCGGAGGAGGACCCCGGCTGGCGGTCCACCTGCCCGGACGGCCACCCGATCCGGGGGTGGCTCGGCCGGGCCGACTGCGGCCGGCGCACCCCCTCCTACGCTCCCGGCGCCCTCCTCCTGCCCGTCCTCACCGCGCTCCTGTGCGCCGCGCTCGCCGCCGCCACCGGGCTCCGTCCCGAGCTGGTCGTATGGCTGGTGCTCGTGCCGGTCGGGGTGCTGCTGGCCGTCGTCGACCTGCGGGCGCGCCGGCTGCCCGATCCGCTCACCCTCCCGCTCGCGGCCGCCGCCCTCGCCCTGCTGGGCCCCGCCGCGCTCCTGCCCGAGCACGCCGGCCACTGGACGACGGCCCTGCTGGGCGCGCTCGCCCTCGGCGCCGGCTACCTCGTGCTGCACCTCGTCAACCCCGCCGGCCTGGCCTTCGGCGACGTCAAGCTGGCGCTCGGGATGGGCGCCGTCCTCGGCTGGTACGGCTGGGCCACGGTCATGCTGGGCACGCTCGCCGCGTTCGGGTTCGGGGCGCTGTACGGGGCCGTGCTGGCCGTCGTGGGACGGCATGGGCGCAAGGTGACGATCGCCTTCGGGCCGTTCATGCTCGCGGGGACGTTCACGGGTCTGCTGATCGGCGCGTACGCGGCCTGA
- a CDS encoding GNAT family N-acetyltransferase, which translates to MNRALPEVRLRVPTDEDAVAWHRVFNHPEVMEFHGGRSAELSAYEELTARQRRHDAEHGFCLWTMLDRDDRVIGFTGAQPWPREWGPKGEIEIGWRLGREHWGRGYATTAARMTLERVRAAGVPGVVAMVDARNERSIAVAQRLGMRLSEVFLTPELEREGHCYRLTL; encoded by the coding sequence GTGAACCGAGCTCTCCCCGAAGTACGGCTGCGTGTTCCCACGGACGAGGACGCGGTCGCATGGCACCGGGTGTTCAACCACCCGGAGGTGATGGAGTTCCACGGAGGCAGATCCGCGGAGCTGTCCGCCTACGAGGAGCTCACCGCCCGCCAGCGGCGACACGACGCCGAGCACGGTTTCTGTCTGTGGACGATGCTGGACCGGGACGACCGGGTCATCGGGTTCACGGGCGCCCAGCCGTGGCCGCGGGAGTGGGGTCCCAAGGGCGAGATCGAGATCGGGTGGCGGCTGGGGCGGGAGCACTGGGGGCGGGGATATGCGACGACGGCCGCGCGGATGACTCTGGAGCGGGTGCGGGCGGCCGGGGTGCCGGGGGTGGTGGCCATGGTCGACGCGCGCAACGAGCGGTCGATCGCCGTCGCGCAACGGCTGGGGATGCGGCTCTCGGAGGTGTTCCTGACGCCCGAGCTGGAGCGGGAAGGGCACTGCTACCGACTCACCTTGTGA
- a CDS encoding acyltransferase family protein, which yields MSWDHQQGHGYEYGHQPQPQPQPQAQYPYGYGYGYGYGCEGYGQPQQYQYVQAVAVDEPPPPVEPATPQRDRYFDTLRALALMRVVAYHTFGWAWAGMVFPSMGVMFGLAGTLMAKSLERPAPKVVESRFRRLLPPFWFWGVFVVLAMLVHDWMPNWEIVYWVVPLGDPPGNAWGEQAWEILWYLRTYLWFVLLSPLLLRLFRLAPVPVLALSLAPILVLNFVWAGPDNRAGSALWDLSTYLFCWMLGFAHRDGVLQRMKPALVTSVSLAAIGFGGWYAFTHQADTGTYDLDEIPLAQAFWSAGFVMLLMWAKAYFGIDFAWLTRLRRTNRVVTVFNARAVTIYLWHEIALILAVPLIDRFWDIPAFETYLPLDSQWFMFGVGWLLIGVFVLACGWVEDVAARKKPRLLP from the coding sequence ATGAGCTGGGACCATCAGCAGGGCCACGGCTACGAGTACGGGCACCAGCCGCAGCCGCAGCCGCAGCCGCAGGCGCAATACCCGTACGGGTACGGGTATGGGTACGGGTACGGGTGCGAGGGGTACGGGCAACCTCAGCAGTACCAGTACGTGCAGGCCGTCGCCGTCGACGAGCCCCCGCCTCCGGTCGAGCCCGCCACCCCCCAGCGGGACCGCTACTTCGACACCCTTCGCGCCCTCGCCCTGATGAGGGTCGTCGCCTATCACACCTTCGGCTGGGCCTGGGCCGGCATGGTCTTCCCCTCCATGGGGGTCATGTTCGGCCTGGCCGGCACCCTGATGGCGAAGTCCCTGGAGCGTCCGGCGCCGAAGGTGGTGGAGAGCCGCTTCCGCCGCCTCCTGCCCCCCTTCTGGTTCTGGGGCGTCTTCGTCGTCCTGGCGATGCTGGTCCACGACTGGATGCCGAACTGGGAGATCGTCTACTGGGTCGTGCCGCTGGGCGACCCGCCGGGCAACGCCTGGGGCGAGCAGGCCTGGGAGATCCTCTGGTACCTGCGGACCTACCTCTGGTTCGTCCTGCTCTCCCCGCTGCTGTTGCGGCTGTTCCGGCTCGCCCCGGTCCCCGTGCTGGCGCTCTCCCTCGCGCCGATCCTGGTCCTGAACTTCGTCTGGGCAGGCCCGGACAACCGTGCCGGCAGCGCGCTGTGGGACCTGTCGACGTACCTCTTCTGCTGGATGCTCGGCTTCGCGCACCGCGACGGTGTCCTGCAGCGCATGAAGCCGGCCCTGGTGACCTCGGTGTCGCTGGCGGCGATCGGCTTCGGCGGCTGGTACGCCTTCACGCACCAGGCGGACACCGGCACCTACGACCTGGACGAGATCCCGCTCGCGCAGGCCTTCTGGTCGGCCGGCTTCGTCATGCTGCTGATGTGGGCGAAGGCCTACTTCGGCATCGACTTCGCCTGGCTCACCCGGCTCCGGCGCACGAACCGCGTCGTCACCGTCTTCAACGCGCGCGCGGTGACGATCTACCTCTGGCACGAGATCGCCCTGATCCTTGCCGTCCCGCTGATCGACCGGTTCTGGGACATCCCCGCGTTCGAGACGTACCTGCCGCTGGACAGTCAGTGGTTCATGTTCGGCGTGGGCTGGCTGCTGATCGGCGTCTTCGTGCTGGCGTGCGGGTGGGTCGAGGACGTGGCGGCACGGAAGAAGCCGAGGCTCCTGCCGTGA
- a CDS encoding PASTA domain-containing protein encodes MRVPRFVGLMAVDAREAAAAQGVLLAAPDRPDFHRAVVDYVVRQYPPPGVEVPRGAVVTVWFDFGEGEGGGGAGVREPRVPRPGGGGLQRELDQPGDPFEAISR; translated from the coding sequence GTGCGCGTGCCGAGGTTCGTGGGTCTGATGGCCGTGGACGCGCGTGAGGCGGCCGCGGCGCAAGGCGTGCTGCTGGCCGCGCCGGACCGGCCCGACTTCCACCGCGCGGTCGTCGACTACGTCGTACGGCAGTACCCGCCGCCAGGTGTCGAGGTGCCGCGTGGCGCCGTCGTCACCGTGTGGTTCGACTTCGGGGAGGGGGAGGGCGGCGGAGGCGCGGGCGTGCGCGAGCCGCGTGTGCCGAGACCGGGCGGGGGCGGACTGCAGCGCGAGCTGGACCAGCCCGGGGATCCCTTCGAGGCGATCAGCAGGTAG
- the mqnC gene encoding cyclic dehypoxanthinyl futalosine synthase — MPEKADLQSVLDRAADGGRITPEEALDLYRDAPLHALGAAADAVRRRLYAGTEHIATYIIERNINYTNVCVTACKFCAFYAAPKDTAKGWSRDLDDILRRCAETVELGGTQIMFQGGHHPDYGVEYYEKHFAAIKEAFPQLVIHSLGASEVEHMARISKVSVEEAITRIHAAGLDSFAGAGAELLPERPRKAIAPLKESGERWLEIMETAHNLGVESTSTMLMGTGETNAERIEHLRMIRDVQDRTGGFRAFIPYTYQPENNHLKGRTQATLFEYLRMIAIARLFMDNIRHIQGSWLTTGKEVGQLSLHYGADDLGSIMLEENVVSSAGAKHRSNRLEIIDLIRKAGRVPAQRATTYEHLVVHDDPANDPVDERVMSHISSTAIAGGTAHPELKLLTSN; from the coding sequence GTGCCCGAGAAGGCCGACCTCCAGTCTGTGCTCGACCGTGCCGCGGACGGCGGGCGGATCACCCCGGAAGAGGCCCTCGACCTCTACCGCGACGCCCCGCTGCACGCGCTCGGCGCCGCCGCCGACGCCGTACGCCGCCGTCTGTACGCGGGAACCGAGCACATCGCGACGTACATCATCGAGCGGAACATCAACTACACGAACGTGTGCGTCACGGCGTGCAAGTTCTGCGCCTTCTACGCGGCCCCGAAGGACACCGCCAAGGGCTGGTCCCGCGACCTGGACGACATCCTGCGCCGCTGCGCCGAGACCGTCGAGCTCGGCGGCACGCAGATCATGTTCCAGGGCGGCCACCACCCGGACTACGGCGTCGAGTACTACGAGAAGCACTTCGCCGCCATCAAGGAGGCGTTCCCGCAGCTGGTGATCCACTCCCTGGGCGCGTCCGAGGTCGAGCACATGGCGCGGATCTCCAAGGTGAGCGTGGAGGAGGCCATCACGCGGATCCACGCGGCCGGTCTGGACTCCTTCGCCGGCGCCGGCGCGGAGCTGCTCCCCGAGCGCCCCCGCAAGGCCATCGCGCCCCTGAAGGAGTCCGGCGAGCGCTGGCTGGAGATCATGGAGACCGCGCACAACCTGGGCGTGGAGTCGACGTCGACCATGCTGATGGGCACCGGCGAGACCAACGCCGAGCGCATCGAGCACCTGCGGATGATCCGTGACGTACAGGACCGGACGGGCGGCTTCCGCGCCTTCATCCCGTACACCTACCAGCCCGAGAACAACCACCTGAAGGGCCGCACGCAGGCCACGCTTTTCGAGTACCTGCGGATGATCGCCATCGCCCGGCTGTTCATGGACAACATCCGGCACATCCAGGGCTCCTGGCTGACCACGGGCAAGGAGGTCGGCCAACTCTCCCTGCACTACGGCGCGGACGACCTCGGCTCGATCATGCTGGAGGAGAACGTCGTCTCCTCGGCCGGCGCCAAGCACCGCTCCAACCGCCTGGAGATCATCGACCTGATCCGCAAGGCGGGCCGCGTCCCGGCCCAGCGCGCGACGACGTACGAGCACCTCGTCGTGCACGACGACCCGGCGAACGACCCCGTCGACGAGCGGGTCATGTCCCACATCTCGTCCACGGCGATCGCGGGCGGCACGGCCCACCCCGAACTGAAGCTCCTCACCTCCAACTAG
- a CDS encoding geranylgeranyl reductase family protein, with protein MTAVNEPHAEPFSEHTADVIVVGAGPAGSTTAYYLAKAGLDVLLLEKTEFPREKVCGDGLTPRATKQLVAMGIDISEEAGWLRNKGLRIIGGGVRLQLDWPDLASFPDYGLVRKRDDFDEQLARQAQKAGARLYERCNVGAPIIDDRTGRITGVRAKLGEEKREVTFHAPLVVAADGNSTRLSLAMGLHRREDRPMGVAVRTYFTSPRHEDDYLESWLELWDRRGPGEDRLLPGYGWIFGMGDGTSNVGLGVLNTSDSFKELDWREVLKAWCASMPEDWGYTPENMTGPIRGAALPMAFNRKPHYTKGLLLVGDAGGLVNPFNGEGIAYAMESGQIAADVIVQAHARATLGQRELALQRYPQILADTYGGYYTLGRAFVKLIGNPKVMKIAAQRGLTHPLLMKFTLKMLANLTDPTGGDAMDRIINGLSKVAPKA; from the coding sequence GTGACCGCCGTGAACGAGCCCCACGCCGAGCCCTTCTCCGAGCACACCGCCGACGTGATCGTCGTCGGCGCGGGGCCGGCCGGCTCCACGACCGCCTACTACCTCGCCAAGGCCGGACTCGACGTACTCCTCCTCGAGAAGACCGAGTTCCCGCGCGAGAAGGTCTGCGGCGACGGTCTCACCCCGCGCGCCACCAAGCAGCTCGTGGCCATGGGCATCGACATCTCCGAGGAGGCCGGCTGGCTGCGCAACAAGGGCCTCAGGATCATCGGCGGCGGGGTGCGCCTGCAGCTCGACTGGCCGGATCTCGCCTCCTTCCCCGACTACGGCCTCGTCCGCAAGCGCGACGACTTCGACGAACAGCTCGCCCGCCAGGCCCAGAAGGCGGGCGCCCGCCTGTACGAGCGCTGCAACGTCGGCGCCCCGATCATCGACGACCGCACCGGCCGCATCACCGGAGTGCGCGCCAAGCTCGGCGAGGAGAAGCGTGAAGTCACCTTCCACGCCCCGCTGGTGGTGGCCGCCGACGGCAACTCCACCCGCCTCTCGCTCGCGATGGGCCTGCACCGCCGCGAGGACCGCCCGATGGGCGTCGCCGTCCGCACCTACTTCACCTCCCCGCGCCACGAGGACGACTACCTGGAGTCCTGGCTGGAGCTGTGGGACCGCCGAGGCCCCGGCGAGGACCGGCTGCTGCCGGGCTACGGCTGGATCTTCGGCATGGGGGACGGCACGTCGAACGTCGGCCTGGGCGTGCTGAACACCTCCGACTCCTTCAAGGAGCTCGACTGGCGCGAGGTCCTCAAAGCCTGGTGCGCGTCCATGCCGGAGGACTGGGGCTACACCCCGGAGAACATGACCGGCCCGATCCGCGGTGCCGCCCTCCCCATGGCCTTCAACCGCAAGCCCCACTACACCAAGGGGCTGCTGCTGGTCGGTGACGCCGGCGGCCTGGTGAACCCCTTCAACGGCGAGGGCATCGCCTACGCCATGGAGTCCGGCCAGATCGCCGCCGACGTCATCGTCCAGGCCCACGCCCGCGCCACCCTCGGCCAGCGTGAACTCGCCCTGCAGCGCTACCCGCAGATCCTCGCGGACACCTACGGCGGCTACTACACGCTGGGCCGCGCCTTCGTGAAGCTCATCGGCAACCCGAAGGTCATGAAGATCGCGGCCCAGCGCGGCCTGACCCATCCCTTGCTGATGAAGTTCACCCTCAAGATGCTCGCCAACCTGACCGACCCCACGGGCGGCGACGCGATGGACCGCATCATCAACGGCCTGAGCAAGGTAGCCCCAAAGGCCTGA
- a CDS encoding demethylmenaquinone methyltransferase has product MTRASLNKQPNEVASMFDRVAERYDLTNDVLSLGQDRRWRKEVAKAVDARPAQKVLDLAAGTATSSLPFARTGAYVVPCDFSLGMLQVGKRNHAWLPFTAGDATRLPFKDDTFDAVTISFGLRNVQDFDAALREMYRVTRPGGRVVICEFSHPTWAPFRTVYTEYLMRALPPVARAVSSNPDAYVYLAESIRAWPDQPALAEHLRKAGWSKVAWRNLTGGVVTLHRGFKDA; this is encoded by the coding sequence GTGACCCGCGCTTCCCTGAACAAGCAGCCCAACGAAGTCGCCTCGATGTTCGACCGCGTGGCGGAACGGTACGACCTGACCAACGACGTGCTGTCGCTGGGCCAGGACCGGAGGTGGCGCAAGGAGGTCGCGAAGGCGGTCGACGCCCGCCCCGCCCAGAAGGTCCTGGACCTCGCCGCGGGCACCGCGACCTCCTCCCTCCCCTTCGCCCGCACCGGCGCCTACGTCGTCCCCTGCGACTTCTCCCTCGGCATGCTCCAGGTCGGCAAGCGGAACCACGCCTGGCTGCCCTTCACGGCCGGGGACGCGACGCGGCTGCCCTTCAAGGACGACACCTTCGACGCCGTCACCATCTCCTTCGGCCTGCGCAACGTGCAGGACTTCGACGCCGCCCTGCGCGAGATGTACCGGGTGACCCGGCCCGGCGGACGCGTCGTGATCTGCGAGTTCTCGCACCCGACCTGGGCGCCCTTCCGGACCGTCTACACCGAGTACCTGATGCGCGCCCTGCCCCCGGTCGCCCGCGCGGTCTCCTCCAACCCCGACGCCTACGTCTACCTCGCCGAGTCCATCCGCGCCTGGCCCGACCAGCCCGCCCTCGCCGAGCACCTGCGCAAGGCAGGCTGGTCGAAGGTCGCCTGGCGCAACCTGACCGGCGGCGTGGTCACCCTCCATCGAGGCTTCAAGGACGCCTGA
- a CDS encoding bifunctional polysaccharide deacetylase/glycosyltransferase family 2 protein: MTTTSSRGRRRAPTRMERAAGKAAALQKPRVILALLLLLALTSVMLLDGYLRAEVGGDQRVRTGAGASKVPEKILDGGPILTFRGGQATTVSVPDKTIALTFDDGPNPTWTPQVLQILREYDVPGTFFLVGSMVSRYPGIVKDMVEEGNEVGIHTFTHVDLSYQSDARVNREMEQTQLALAGAAGITTTLFRAPYSSETDAIDNYSWPVYEKLGEDGYTSVFVDTDSDDWKKPGVSKIVQWATPKEGKGASVLFHDAGGERSQTVKALPQYIKKMKAAGYTFTTISGVIEQQSAAARQDSGQSSGQDSGQNPGQDSGQNSGQPGNVPDGEGNNGTGGTVNRLQAAHREATGVTLYEGKALIGAVTLAEWTVPTLSVGLLIVGVAVMGRFGMMLILARRHYRQRNKRRFGWGPTITRPVSVIVPAYNEKECIANTLKSLAKSTHPIEIIVVDDGSTDGTSEISREAARALGMTNVRVIRQENAGKPAALNNGVRSAGYDIVVMMDGDTVFEPDAVHHLVQPFADPRVGAVAGNAKVGNRDTLIGAWQHIEYVMGFNLDRRMYDLLRCMPTIPGAIGAFRRDAVLEVGGMSEDTLAEDTDITIAMHRAGRQVVYQEHAKAWTEAPGSLKQLWSQRYRWSYGTMQALWKHRKSLTDKGPSGRFGRVGMPLVVLFQIITPVFAPLIDVFTVYSMIFIDFRAALLAWLAVLGVQLGCAAYAFRLDREKYRYLLMMPLQQLAYRQLMYLVLIHSCITALTGGRLRWQKLKRTGEVGTPAGVS, encoded by the coding sequence ATGACGACCACTTCCTCCCGCGGTCGCCGCCGTGCCCCGACCCGCATGGAGCGGGCGGCGGGCAAGGCCGCGGCGCTGCAGAAACCGCGTGTCATCCTCGCCCTGCTGCTTCTGCTCGCGCTGACCAGCGTGATGCTCCTGGACGGCTATCTGCGCGCCGAGGTCGGCGGCGACCAGCGCGTGCGCACCGGTGCCGGCGCGAGCAAGGTGCCCGAGAAGATCCTCGACGGCGGCCCCATCCTGACCTTCCGGGGCGGCCAGGCCACTACCGTCTCGGTGCCCGACAAGACGATCGCGCTGACCTTCGACGACGGCCCGAACCCGACCTGGACCCCCCAGGTCCTTCAGATCCTCCGGGAGTACGACGTGCCCGGCACGTTCTTCCTGGTCGGCTCGATGGTGTCGCGCTATCCGGGCATCGTGAAGGACATGGTCGAGGAGGGCAACGAGGTGGGCATCCACACCTTCACCCACGTCGACCTCTCCTACCAGTCCGACGCCCGCGTCAACCGGGAGATGGAGCAGACCCAGCTCGCCCTCGCGGGCGCGGCCGGCATCACGACGACGCTCTTCCGCGCCCCGTACTCCTCCGAGACGGACGCCATCGACAACTACAGCTGGCCCGTCTACGAGAAGCTCGGTGAGGACGGTTACACCAGCGTCTTCGTCGACACCGACAGCGACGACTGGAAGAAGCCGGGCGTCTCGAAGATCGTCCAGTGGGCCACGCCCAAGGAAGGCAAGGGCGCGTCGGTGCTGTTCCACGACGCCGGCGGCGAGCGCTCCCAGACGGTCAAGGCGCTGCCGCAGTACATCAAGAAGATGAAGGCCGCGGGCTACACCTTCACCACCATCAGCGGCGTTATCGAGCAGCAGAGCGCGGCGGCCCGTCAGGACTCCGGCCAGAGCTCCGGGCAGGACTCCGGCCAGAACCCCGGTCAGGACTCCGGCCAGAACTCCGGTCAGCCCGGCAACGTACCCGACGGCGAGGGGAACAACGGCACCGGTGGGACCGTCAACCGTCTCCAGGCAGCCCACCGCGAGGCCACCGGCGTGACCCTCTACGAGGGCAAGGCCCTCATCGGCGCGGTCACCCTCGCCGAGTGGACCGTCCCGACGCTCTCGGTGGGACTGCTGATCGTCGGCGTGGCCGTCATGGGCCGCTTCGGGATGATGCTGATTCTGGCCCGCCGCCACTACAGACAGCGCAACAAGCGCCGCTTCGGCTGGGGACCGACCATCACCCGGCCGGTCAGCGTGATCGTCCCGGCGTACAACGAGAAGGAGTGCATCGCCAACACCCTCAAGTCGCTGGCGAAGAGCACCCATCCGATCGAGATCATCGTCGTGGACGACGGTTCGACGGACGGCACCTCCGAGATCTCGCGCGAGGCGGCGAGGGCCCTCGGCATGACCAACGTCCGCGTCATCCGCCAGGAGAACGCGGGCAAGCCGGCCGCCCTCAACAACGGCGTCCGCAGCGCCGGTTACGACATCGTCGTGATGATGGACGGCGACACGGTCTTCGAGCCGGACGCCGTGCACCACCTCGTGCAGCCCTTCGCCGACCCGAGGGTGGGCGCGGTCGCCGGCAACGCCAAGGTCGGCAACCGCGACACGCTCATCGGCGCCTGGCAGCACATCGAGTACGTGATGGGCTTCAACCTCGACCGCCGCATGTACGACCTGCTGCGCTGCATGCCGACCATCCCCGGCGCGATCGGCGCGTTCCGCCGCGACGCCGTGCTGGAGGTCGGCGGCATGAGCGAGGACACCCTCGCCGAGGACACCGACATCACCATCGCCATGCACCGCGCGGGTCGGCAGGTCGTCTACCAGGAGCACGCGAAGGCCTGGACGGAGGCGCCGGGCTCCCTGAAGCAACTGTGGTCCCAGCGCTACCGCTGGTCCTACGGCACCATGCAGGCCCTGTGGAAGCACCGCAAGTCCCTGACGGACAAGGGGCCTTCGGGTCGCTTCGGCCGCGTCGGCATGCCGCTCGTGGTCCTCTTCCAGATCATCACGCCGGTCTTCGCCCCGCTCATCGACGTCTTCACCGTCTACTCGATGATCTTCATCGACTTCCGGGCGGCCCTGCTGGCCTGGCTGGCGGTCCTCGGCGTCCAACTGGGATGTGCGGCCTACGCGTTCCGCCTGGACCGCGAGAAGTACCGCTACCTGCTCATGATGCCGCTCCAGCAACTGGCCTACCGCCAGCTGATGTACCTCGTCCTCATCCACTCCTGCATCACCGCCCTCACCGGCGGCCGCCTGCGCTGGCAGAAACTGAAGCGCACGGGCGAGGTCGGCACCCCGGCCGGGGTGAGCTGA
- the def gene encoding peptide deformylase, translating into MPRVFVQGQPVASYPPFAPEARGGSVRRITEVGEEVLHKSCRDVTEFGPDLAALIDDMFLTMYVADGAGLAANQVGVGLRVFVYDCWDDEGVRHVGHIVNPVLDRLDPAGRRLLDEGEGCLSVPGAVMDVPRPDRAVVRGYDREGRPLVVEGRGYFARCLEHESDHLDGQVYLDRLSKRGRKDALRQVADRREEVFARRAAKATVLSQAQSQEAQPQEARSQEAQSQALPQS; encoded by the coding sequence ATGCCACGTGTGTTCGTGCAAGGGCAGCCGGTTGCCTCGTATCCGCCGTTCGCGCCGGAGGCCCGGGGTGGGTCGGTGCGGCGGATCACCGAGGTCGGTGAAGAGGTCCTGCACAAGTCCTGCCGGGACGTCACAGAGTTCGGGCCGGATCTGGCCGCGCTCATCGACGACATGTTCCTCACCATGTACGTCGCCGACGGGGCCGGCCTTGCGGCGAACCAGGTCGGTGTCGGACTGCGGGTCTTCGTCTACGACTGCTGGGACGACGAAGGTGTCCGACATGTCGGACACATCGTCAATCCGGTGCTGGATCGGCTCGACCCGGCCGGGCGACGGCTGCTCGACGAGGGCGAGGGGTGCCTGTCGGTGCCGGGCGCCGTCATGGACGTACCGCGGCCGGACCGGGCCGTGGTGCGGGGATACGACCGGGAAGGCCGTCCGCTGGTCGTCGAGGGGCGCGGGTACTTCGCGCGGTGCCTGGAGCACGAGAGTGACCATCTCGACGGACAGGTCTATCTGGACCGGCTCTCGAAGAGAGGCCGGAAGGACGCCCTGCGGCAGGTCGCGGACCGGCGGGAAGAGGTCTTCGCACGCCGGGCCGCCAAGGCCACGGTCCTGAGCCAAGCCCAGTCCCAGGAGGCCCAGCCCCAGGAGGCCCGGTCCCAGGAGGCCCAGTCTCAGGCCCTGCCACAGTCATGA